One window from the genome of Anolis sagrei isolate rAnoSag1 chromosome 4, rAnoSag1.mat, whole genome shotgun sequence encodes:
- the LOC132773917 gene encoding calreticulin-like isoform X1, with the protein MMDAILGADEWQKRWVQSKHRSDYGKFRIGAGRFYGDREKDIGLQTTQDTKWYAVSARFRPFSNEGQTLVVQYTVKYDQQVDCGGAYIKLFHEDLKQEILNEDSQYYIMFGPDICGEHKKIVQVIFNYKDDYYFIKKNITCETDDFTHLYTLIVRPDLTYEVKIDNYVAESGNLEDDWDFLPPKKIVDPYMPKPDYWDERETIEDPMDKKPDDWDQPERIPDPGVEKPDDWDEEMDGEWAPPLIPNPEYRGIWKPRIIKNPNYNGIWVQPEVDNPDYKPDPDLCKYFNISVIGLEILQGKSGTIFDNFLITNDEQYAEDAGNEMWGATYEREWKRRERQDVVYNKINEKQEPKGKEAKKGKNGKVLNVKDEL; encoded by the exons ATGAATGGCAAAAGCGGTGGGTTCAGTCTAAACACAGATCAGATTATGGTAAATTTCGCATAGGAGCAGGAAGGTTTTATGGAGATAGAGAAAAAGATATAG GCCTGCAGACAACTCAGGATACAAAGTGGTATGCAGTATCAGCAAGGTTTCGACCCTTTAGTAATGAAGGCCAGACCCTTGTGGTTCAGTATACAGTAAAATATGATCAACAAGTTGATTGTGGTGGTGCTTATATTAAACTATTTCATGAAGACTTGAAACAAGAGATTTTGAATGAAGATTCACAGTACTATATTATGTTTG gCCCAGATATATGTGGAGAACACAAAAAGATTGTACAGGTTATATTCAACTATAAAGATGACTActacttcattaaaaaaaacatcacaTGTGAG aCTGATGACTTTACCCATCTGTACACTCTAATAGTACGTCCAGATTTAACATATGAAGTGAAGATTGACAATTATGTGGCTGAGTCTGGCAACTTAGAAGATgactgggattttctgcctccaaAGAAGATAGTAGATCCTTATATGCCAAAACCCGATTACTGGGATGAAAGGGAAACTATCGAGGATCCCATGGACAAGAAACCAGAT GATTGGGATCAGCCAGAAAGAATTCCTGATCCAGGTGTGGAAAAACCAGATGACTGGGATGAAGAGATGGATGGGGAATGGGCACCACCATTGATTCCAAACCCTGAGTACAGA GGCATTTGGAAACCACGTATTATTAAGAACCCTAATTACAATGGCATATGGGTCCAACCAGAAGTTGACAACCCAGATTACAAACCAGATCCTGatctttgcaaatattttaatattagtgTCATTGGCTTAGAGATTTTACAG GGGAAGTCCGGTACAATTTTTGATAATTTTCTTATCACAAATGATGAACAATATGCTGAAGATGCTGGGAATGAAATGTGGGGTGCCACATAT GAGAGAgaatggaagagaagagaaagacaagATGTTGTGTATAACAAAATTAATGAAAAACAGGAACCAAAGGGAAAGGAggccaagaaaggaaagaatggaaaagTACTCAACGTTAAAGATGAACTGTAA
- the LOC132773917 gene encoding calreticulin-like isoform X2: MMDAILGADEWQKRWVQSKHRSDYGLQTTQDTKWYAVSARFRPFSNEGQTLVVQYTVKYDQQVDCGGAYIKLFHEDLKQEILNEDSQYYIMFGPDICGEHKKIVQVIFNYKDDYYFIKKNITCETDDFTHLYTLIVRPDLTYEVKIDNYVAESGNLEDDWDFLPPKKIVDPYMPKPDYWDERETIEDPMDKKPDDWDQPERIPDPGVEKPDDWDEEMDGEWAPPLIPNPEYRGIWKPRIIKNPNYNGIWVQPEVDNPDYKPDPDLCKYFNISVIGLEILQGKSGTIFDNFLITNDEQYAEDAGNEMWGATYEREWKRRERQDVVYNKINEKQEPKGKEAKKGKNGKVLNVKDEL; the protein is encoded by the exons ATGAATGGCAAAAGCGGTGGGTTCAGTCTAAACACAGATCAGATTATG GCCTGCAGACAACTCAGGATACAAAGTGGTATGCAGTATCAGCAAGGTTTCGACCCTTTAGTAATGAAGGCCAGACCCTTGTGGTTCAGTATACAGTAAAATATGATCAACAAGTTGATTGTGGTGGTGCTTATATTAAACTATTTCATGAAGACTTGAAACAAGAGATTTTGAATGAAGATTCACAGTACTATATTATGTTTG gCCCAGATATATGTGGAGAACACAAAAAGATTGTACAGGTTATATTCAACTATAAAGATGACTActacttcattaaaaaaaacatcacaTGTGAG aCTGATGACTTTACCCATCTGTACACTCTAATAGTACGTCCAGATTTAACATATGAAGTGAAGATTGACAATTATGTGGCTGAGTCTGGCAACTTAGAAGATgactgggattttctgcctccaaAGAAGATAGTAGATCCTTATATGCCAAAACCCGATTACTGGGATGAAAGGGAAACTATCGAGGATCCCATGGACAAGAAACCAGAT GATTGGGATCAGCCAGAAAGAATTCCTGATCCAGGTGTGGAAAAACCAGATGACTGGGATGAAGAGATGGATGGGGAATGGGCACCACCATTGATTCCAAACCCTGAGTACAGA GGCATTTGGAAACCACGTATTATTAAGAACCCTAATTACAATGGCATATGGGTCCAACCAGAAGTTGACAACCCAGATTACAAACCAGATCCTGatctttgcaaatattttaatattagtgTCATTGGCTTAGAGATTTTACAG GGGAAGTCCGGTACAATTTTTGATAATTTTCTTATCACAAATGATGAACAATATGCTGAAGATGCTGGGAATGAAATGTGGGGTGCCACATAT GAGAGAgaatggaagagaagagaaagacaagATGTTGTGTATAACAAAATTAATGAAAAACAGGAACCAAAGGGAAAGGAggccaagaaaggaaagaatggaaaagTACTCAACGTTAAAGATGAACTGTAA